A window from Chryseobacterium vaccae encodes these proteins:
- a CDS encoding alpha/beta fold hydrolase, translating into MKNLLLLHGALGHTDLFNPYLEQMSKHFTIHTFLFSGHGKTELPENGITVEKYTEELMNYLAQNQLENVDILGHSMGGYVALCGALQYPGKINSVITLGTKFNWTEEQALQESKMLDPEVILSKIPKYAEQLESQHGTAWKQLLPSIAGMMISLGKNPPLNEKSLSSIDIPVQIMTGDQDQMVSIEESVNASRSIPNAKLAILPDTKHPMERVRPNLLLGLMKDFWNLS; encoded by the coding sequence ATGAAAAATCTACTGTTACTGCATGGTGCTTTGGGGCACACCGACCTGTTCAATCCTTATCTGGAACAGATGTCAAAACACTTTACTATCCATACTTTTTTATTCTCAGGACACGGTAAAACGGAACTGCCTGAAAATGGCATCACCGTAGAGAAATATACTGAAGAGCTGATGAATTATCTGGCACAGAATCAACTGGAAAATGTTGATATTTTAGGCCACAGTATGGGCGGTTATGTTGCTCTGTGCGGAGCCCTGCAATATCCCGGAAAAATTAATTCTGTAATAACTTTGGGAACAAAATTCAACTGGACGGAGGAACAGGCTTTACAGGAAAGTAAAATGCTTGACCCTGAAGTTATTCTTTCAAAAATTCCGAAATATGCGGAACAATTAGAAAGCCAGCATGGTACGGCATGGAAACAGCTTCTTCCTTCTATTGCCGGCATGATGATTTCTCTTGGTAAAAATCCTCCCCTGAATGAAAAGAGCCTTTCTTCGATTGATATTCCGGTACAGATTATGACGGGAGATCAGGATCAGATGGTGAGTATAGAGGAAAGTGTAAATGCTTCCCGTTCTATTCCTAATGCAAAATTGGCCATACTTCCGGATACCAAGCATCCTATGGAAAGAGTACGGCCAAATTTATTATTGGGTCTGATGAAAGATTTCTGGAATCTTTCTTAA
- a CDS encoding acyl-CoA thioesterase, whose translation MNLVYEKQIKVTEAHIDQNNHVNNVQYVHWVEDVAAEHWELLKDKTEYANDVWMLVDHHIQYKKQVYLGDAITVKTYPKDPEGIRQPRKVEFYCNDQLVVDSHTLWVLFDKETQKIRRLESDWLEQLS comes from the coding sequence ATGAATCTAGTCTATGAAAAGCAGATAAAAGTAACAGAAGCCCATATTGATCAGAATAATCATGTTAACAATGTACAGTATGTTCATTGGGTAGAAGATGTAGCCGCAGAACATTGGGAGCTTCTGAAAGATAAGACAGAATACGCGAATGATGTCTGGATGCTGGTTGACCACCATATACAATACAAAAAACAGGTTTATTTAGGAGATGCCATCACTGTAAAAACATATCCAAAAGATCCGGAAGGGATCCGGCAGCCCAGAAAAGTTGAATTCTACTGCAATGATCAGCTGGTGGTAGATTCCCATACGCTGTGGGTGTTATTTGATAAAGAAACACAAAAGATCAGAAGACTGGAAAGCGACTGGCTTGAACAACTATCCTAA
- a CDS encoding helix-turn-helix domain-containing protein, with protein MNSESDYIKTVFGLKLKQLRQKKNWSLQDLAVKTGLSKSYLNEIENGKKYPKHDKIIQLSESLNCTFDDLVSTKLDKSLAPFNEILQSDFFKEIPLELFGINKNNLISIISDAPKKVTAFINALIEISQNYNLGKERFYFAVLRSFQELYDNYFPEIEEKATEFAQKNELDISKDLRDSVLEHILTEKFRYSIRSEDFEQFGTLGNLRSLFIPEKKLLLLNRKLEKDQRTFILAKEIGFNVLELKIRPNTYSWLDFGSFEEILNNFYASYFAGALLISKKKVTEKVSDFFLQHEWTSGNFEKLIQDFTDSPETFYYRLTNILSSELGIKDLFYLCLVKKKDSDKIQILKELHLNHQQAPHANATNEHYCRRWIAVKNLHLLKENETLTDAQISHYKDQGVSYLVISTSQKNPFSDGSNRSYCLGILLNSQTIKKISFIKSPSLKTVNVGVTCESCSIADCEVRQAPPVRLEKEHFNRNMKNAIERIRKTIEE; from the coding sequence ATGAATTCAGAAAGTGATTATATCAAAACGGTTTTCGGACTGAAGCTGAAACAGCTGAGACAAAAGAAAAACTGGTCTCTTCAGGATCTTGCAGTAAAAACAGGATTATCTAAATCTTATCTCAACGAGATCGAGAATGGAAAAAAATATCCGAAACATGACAAAATCATCCAGCTTTCAGAATCACTGAACTGTACTTTTGATGATCTGGTTTCTACCAAACTGGACAAAAGCCTGGCTCCTTTTAATGAAATCCTCCAGTCTGATTTTTTTAAGGAAATTCCGCTGGAACTCTTTGGTATTAATAAAAACAACCTCATCAGTATCATCAGTGATGCGCCTAAAAAGGTAACCGCTTTTATTAATGCACTGATTGAGATCTCCCAGAATTATAATTTAGGAAAGGAACGTTTTTATTTTGCCGTACTGCGATCTTTCCAGGAGTTATATGACAATTATTTTCCTGAAATTGAAGAAAAAGCAACAGAATTTGCCCAGAAAAATGAGCTGGATATCAGCAAAGATCTTCGGGATTCTGTTCTGGAGCATATCCTTACTGAAAAATTCAGATACAGCATCCGTTCTGAAGATTTTGAACAATTCGGGACACTGGGAAACCTCCGTTCTCTGTTCATTCCTGAAAAAAAATTGCTTTTACTCAATCGAAAACTGGAAAAGGATCAAAGAACATTTATTCTGGCCAAAGAGATCGGGTTCAATGTTCTGGAATTAAAAATCCGTCCTAATACTTACTCTTGGCTGGATTTTGGAAGCTTTGAGGAAATTCTCAACAATTTTTACGCCTCCTATTTTGCGGGTGCTTTACTTATTTCTAAAAAGAAAGTAACTGAAAAGGTTTCTGACTTTTTCCTGCAGCACGAATGGACCTCCGGAAATTTTGAAAAGCTCATCCAGGACTTTACGGATTCTCCTGAGACTTTTTATTACAGGCTCACCAATATCCTTTCTTCCGAACTTGGGATTAAAGACCTGTTTTACCTCTGTCTGGTTAAGAAAAAAGATTCGGATAAAATCCAGATCCTGAAAGAACTTCATCTGAATCATCAGCAGGCCCCTCATGCCAATGCGACCAACGAACATTACTGCCGAAGATGGATTGCCGTTAAAAACCTACATCTTTTAAAGGAAAATGAAACGCTTACAGATGCTCAGATCTCGCATTACAAAGATCAGGGGGTAAGTTATCTGGTGATTTCCACTTCGCAGAAAAACCCGTTTTCGGATGGCAGCAACCGAAGCTACTGTCTGGGTATTTTACTGAATTCTCAAACGATTAAAAAAATCAGTTTTATAAAGTCGCCGTCATTAAAAACCGTAAATGTAGGAGTCACCTGTGAATCCTGCAGCATAGCCGATTGTGAAGTAAGACAGGCTCCTCCGGTACGGCTGGAAAAGGAACATTTTAACCGGAACATGAAAAATGCAATTGAGAGAATCAGGAAAACTATTGAAGAATAA
- the der gene encoding ribosome biogenesis GTPase Der, whose product MSNIVAIVGRPNVGKSTLFNRLLERREAIVDSTAGVTRDRHYGKSDWNGVDFTVIDTGGYDVGTDDIFEEEIRKQVQLAVDEATSIIFMMNVEEGLTDTDYEIYRLLRRSNKPVYIVINKVDSAKEELPATEFYQLGIDKYYTLSSATGSGTGELLDDIVRDFPTTDYKDPFEGLPKITIAGRPNVGKSTLTNALLDVERNIVTDIAGTTRDSIQTLYNKFGHEFVLVDTAGMRRKSKVNEDLEFYSVMRSIRSIEFSDVVIIMVDATQGWESQDMNIFGLAQKNRKGIVILVNKWDLIEDKQTNTMRDFEKVIKDKIGQFHDVPILFVSALTKQRILKAVEVAMEVYEDRKKKIKTSKLNEVMLPIFEQTPPPANKGKYIKIKYCVQLPTPSPQFVFFCNLPQYVKEPYKRFTENQLRKEFGFTGVPIEVYFRQK is encoded by the coding sequence ATGTCGAATATTGTCGCAATCGTTGGGCGTCCCAACGTAGGAAAATCCACGCTTTTTAACCGTTTACTTGAAAGAAGGGAAGCCATCGTAGATTCTACGGCTGGCGTTACCAGAGACCGTCATTACGGGAAATCCGACTGGAACGGGGTAGATTTTACAGTTATTGATACCGGCGGTTACGATGTAGGAACGGATGATATTTTTGAAGAGGAGATTCGTAAGCAGGTACAACTGGCGGTAGATGAAGCTACTTCTATCATTTTTATGATGAACGTAGAAGAAGGACTTACCGATACTGATTATGAAATCTACCGACTTTTAAGAAGATCAAACAAACCGGTCTATATTGTAATCAACAAGGTGGATTCCGCAAAAGAAGAACTTCCTGCTACTGAATTTTACCAGTTGGGAATTGATAAATACTACACTCTTTCTTCAGCTACAGGTTCCGGAACAGGAGAACTTCTGGATGATATTGTAAGAGATTTCCCGACTACGGATTACAAAGATCCGTTTGAAGGATTACCTAAGATCACCATCGCAGGACGTCCTAACGTAGGTAAATCTACCTTAACAAATGCCCTTCTGGATGTTGAAAGAAATATTGTAACAGATATTGCAGGAACTACAAGAGACAGTATTCAGACCCTTTACAATAAATTCGGTCATGAATTTGTGCTGGTGGATACAGCGGGAATGAGAAGAAAGTCCAAAGTAAATGAAGACCTGGAATTTTATTCCGTAATGAGATCCATCCGTTCCATCGAATTTTCTGATGTTGTGATCATCATGGTAGACGCTACACAGGGATGGGAATCTCAGGATATGAATATCTTCGGACTGGCACAGAAAAACAGAAAAGGAATTGTAATCCTGGTTAATAAATGGGATCTTATCGAAGACAAGCAGACCAACACCATGCGTGATTTCGAGAAAGTGATCAAAGATAAGATAGGTCAGTTTCATGATGTTCCAATCCTGTTCGTTTCAGCTTTAACGAAACAAAGAATTCTGAAAGCGGTTGAAGTGGCCATGGAAGTATACGAGGATCGTAAGAAAAAAATCAAAACTTCAAAACTGAACGAAGTAATGCTTCCTATTTTCGAACAGACTCCGCCTCCTGCCAACAAAGGAAAATATATCAAAATTAAATACTGTGTACAGCTGCCGACCCCATCACCTCAGTTTGTATTCTTCTGCAACCTGCCACAGTACGTAAAAGAGCCTTATAAGAGATTTACTGAAAATCAGCTGAGAAAAGAATTCGGATTTACCGGAGTTCCGATCGAAGTGTATTTCAGACAAAAATAA
- a CDS encoding ComF family protein, which produces MILDLFFPNRCINCNRIIEADLLVCDLCFAQINFTHSDYFGENSIKEQCRLLFPAENTYGLMQFEKEGLSRKIIHELKYKGRENAGKVIASWTIERLDFKGEKPDLLAPVPLHQKKLRERGYNQLHLYTRTLSEFYNIPYDFSLVKRNYYSKAQALKDKKHRLETAAAFSLTKEITGKHILLIDDVFTTGNTVSSIAWEFLNAGDNKVSVLVMAVDV; this is translated from the coding sequence ATGATACTAGATTTATTTTTCCCGAACCGGTGCATCAACTGCAACCGGATCATTGAAGCAGATCTTCTGGTCTGTGATCTGTGTTTTGCGCAGATTAATTTTACTCATTCTGATTACTTTGGAGAAAACAGCATTAAAGAACAATGCAGACTTTTATTTCCTGCTGAGAATACGTATGGCCTGATGCAGTTTGAAAAAGAAGGATTAAGCCGGAAGATTATTCATGAACTGAAATATAAAGGCAGGGAAAACGCAGGAAAAGTTATTGCTTCATGGACTATAGAACGCCTGGATTTTAAAGGAGAAAAACCTGACCTTCTGGCTCCTGTTCCACTTCACCAGAAAAAGCTCAGAGAAAGAGGTTACAACCAGCTTCATTTATATACCAGGACCTTGTCAGAATTTTATAATATTCCTTATGATTTCAGTCTGGTTAAGAGAAACTATTATTCAAAGGCACAGGCTTTAAAGGATAAAAAACACCGGCTGGAAACAGCGGCGGCTTTTTCTCTCACGAAAGAAATTACCGGGAAGCACATCCTTCTGATTGACGATGTTTTCACCACAGGAAATACAGTTTCATCCATTGCCTGGGAGTTCCTGAATGCAGGAGATAATAAAGTGAGCGTTCTGGTAATGGCTGTAGATGTGTAG
- the aceA gene encoding isocitrate lyase: MKTKQEQIHALEQDWLNNPRWNGVKRTYTAEEVLKLRGSYKIDYTIATEMSAKLWDKLNNQDYVAGLGALTGNQAVQEVDAGLEAIYLSGWQVAADANLSGEMYPDQSLYPANSVPSVVKKINNALLRADQIQSVNGSGDREYLVPIVADAEAGFGGNLNAFELMKQMIEAGAAGVHFEDQLSSAKKCGHLGGKVLVPTQEAINKLVAARLAADVLGVPSVIVARTDADAADLLTSDIDDRDKKFVTGERTSEGFYVVRNGVEQGIDRGLSYAPYADLIWMETSNPDLEQARKFAEGIHAQFPGKMLAYNCSPSFNWAAKLSVEEMGSFREELAKMGYKFQFITLAGFHALNTSMFELALAYKEKGMAGYSELQEREFALQQKGFRAVKHQSFVGTGYFDEIQNVVTNGSSATVAMKDSTETAQFH; the protein is encoded by the coding sequence ATGAAAACAAAACAAGAACAAATCCACGCATTAGAGCAGGATTGGTTGAACAATCCACGCTGGAACGGGGTAAAAAGAACCTATACGGCTGAAGAAGTGCTTAAACTTCGTGGCTCTTATAAAATTGATTATACCATTGCGACAGAAATGTCTGCAAAGCTTTGGGATAAATTAAATAACCAGGATTATGTAGCAGGGCTTGGTGCTCTTACAGGAAATCAGGCCGTTCAGGAAGTTGATGCAGGTCTTGAAGCTATCTATCTTTCCGGATGGCAGGTGGCAGCAGATGCCAATCTTTCCGGAGAAATGTATCCGGATCAGTCATTGTATCCAGCCAACTCAGTACCTTCTGTAGTGAAAAAGATCAATAATGCTTTATTGAGAGCAGATCAGATCCAGTCTGTCAACGGAAGCGGAGACAGGGAATACCTTGTTCCGATTGTTGCCGATGCAGAGGCCGGGTTCGGAGGAAATCTCAATGCTTTTGAACTGATGAAACAGATGATTGAAGCCGGAGCAGCCGGAGTACACTTTGAAGACCAGCTTTCTTCTGCTAAAAAATGCGGACATCTGGGCGGAAAAGTTCTGGTTCCTACTCAGGAAGCCATAAATAAACTGGTGGCAGCCCGTCTTGCCGCAGATGTATTAGGAGTGCCAAGTGTAATTGTGGCAAGAACAGACGCAGATGCAGCAGATCTTCTGACTTCAGATATAGATGACAGAGATAAAAAATTTGTAACAGGCGAAAGAACCTCCGAAGGTTTTTATGTCGTAAGAAACGGAGTAGAGCAGGGAATAGACCGCGGTCTTTCTTATGCCCCTTACGCAGATCTTATCTGGATGGAGACTTCTAATCCGGATCTGGAACAGGCCAGAAAATTTGCAGAAGGAATTCATGCGCAGTTTCCGGGGAAAATGTTAGCTTACAACTGCTCACCATCATTCAACTGGGCCGCAAAACTGAGTGTTGAAGAAATGGGCAGTTTCCGTGAAGAGCTGGCCAAAATGGGCTACAAATTCCAGTTCATTACACTGGCTGGTTTCCATGCGCTGAACACATCTATGTTTGAGCTGGCTTTAGCCTATAAAGAAAAGGGAATGGCCGGATATTCAGAGCTTCAGGAGCGTGAGTTTGCCCTTCAGCAGAAAGGATTCAGGGCGGTAAAACACCAATCATTCGTGGGAACGGGATATTTTGACGAAATTCAGAATGTGGTGACCAACGGCTCCTCTGCAACAGTAGCCATGAAAGATTCTACAGAAACTGCACAATTTCATTAA
- the aceB gene encoding malate synthase A, which translates to METKTQFKIKAQKQFEAVFTPDLTDFLIALHQNFNERRLELLEDRKKTQSELDQGKMPEFLSETEGIRNADWTCAPLPEDLLDRRVEITGPVDRKMIINALNSGAKTFMADFEDSSSPTWENCIQGQINLADAVRRNIDFTAENGKSYKLNEKTAVLLVRPRGLHLPEKHVEIGGEEASGSLIDFGMYFFNNSQQLLKNGSGPYFYLPKLEHYKEARWWNDVFVFAQNYLGIANGTIKATVLIETITASFQIDEILYELKDHSSGLNCGRWDYIFSYIKKFRNLPGFMVPDRDQVTMASPFMSAYSKRVIEICHKRNVHAVGGMAAQIPVKDDEEANTIAFEKVRGDKEREVKNGHDGTWVAHPALVQVAMEVFDQYMPEANQIDEKFEYHIKENDLLEVPQGEITEKGVRKNINIGILYLESWLMGAGAAAIYNLMEDAATAEISRTQLWQWLKNEAELSDGRIVTREMILQWEAEEIGHIEKYIGENRFKNGKFNLAKELFNELVFSEKFEEFLTLKAYPFID; encoded by the coding sequence ATGGAAACCAAAACACAATTCAAAATAAAGGCTCAGAAGCAGTTTGAAGCAGTTTTTACTCCTGATCTTACCGATTTTCTGATTGCCTTACATCAGAATTTTAATGAAAGAAGGCTGGAACTTTTAGAAGACAGAAAAAAAACACAGTCAGAATTGGATCAGGGGAAAATGCCGGAATTTTTATCTGAAACAGAAGGCATCCGAAATGCAGACTGGACCTGTGCGCCTCTTCCGGAAGATCTACTGGACAGAAGAGTAGAAATCACAGGACCTGTAGACCGAAAGATGATCATCAATGCACTGAATTCAGGAGCAAAAACCTTTATGGCAGATTTTGAAGACAGCAGCTCGCCAACTTGGGAAAACTGCATTCAGGGACAGATCAATCTGGCCGATGCGGTAAGAAGAAATATTGATTTTACAGCTGAAAATGGAAAATCGTATAAGCTTAATGAGAAAACAGCCGTACTTCTCGTACGTCCGAGAGGATTACATCTTCCGGAAAAACATGTTGAAATTGGTGGAGAAGAAGCTTCAGGCTCACTGATCGATTTTGGAATGTATTTCTTCAATAATTCACAACAGCTTTTGAAAAATGGAAGCGGACCATACTTTTACCTGCCTAAATTGGAACATTATAAAGAAGCACGCTGGTGGAATGATGTATTTGTTTTTGCCCAGAATTATTTAGGAATTGCCAACGGAACCATTAAAGCGACAGTTTTAATAGAAACCATTACCGCTTCATTTCAGATTGATGAAATTCTGTACGAATTGAAAGATCACAGTTCCGGACTCAACTGCGGACGGTGGGATTATATTTTCTCCTATATTAAAAAATTCAGAAACCTGCCCGGATTTATGGTGCCTGACAGGGATCAGGTAACCATGGCATCACCATTTATGAGTGCTTATTCCAAAAGAGTTATTGAGATCTGCCATAAAAGAAATGTTCATGCAGTAGGAGGGATGGCGGCACAGATTCCCGTAAAAGATGATGAGGAAGCCAATACAATTGCTTTCGAAAAAGTGAGAGGTGACAAAGAGCGTGAAGTAAAAAACGGTCATGACGGAACCTGGGTAGCCCATCCTGCTTTGGTGCAGGTTGCCATGGAAGTGTTTGATCAATATATGCCCGAAGCCAATCAGATTGATGAAAAATTTGAATACCATATCAAAGAAAATGATCTGCTGGAAGTTCCTCAGGGTGAAATTACCGAAAAAGGAGTCAGGAAAAATATCAATATAGGAATCCTTTACCTGGAAAGCTGGCTAATGGGAGCAGGAGCTGCCGCCATTTATAATCTGATGGAAGATGCTGCCACTGCTGAGATCTCCAGAACCCAGCTGTGGCAATGGCTGAAAAATGAAGCAGAACTAAGCGATGGTAGAATCGTTACCCGTGAAATGATTCTCCAGTGGGAAGCAGAAGAAATAGGCCATATCGAAAAATATATCGGAGAAAACCGATTTAAAAACGGGAAATTCAATCTGGCCAAAGAACTTTTCAATGAACTCGTTTTCTCTGAAAAATTTGAAGAATTTCTGACCCTGAAAGCATATCCTTTTATTGACTGA
- a CDS encoding OmpH family outer membrane protein, protein MKLIKGFFIAAGLMLTANAANAQQKIGSVDTNDVFESLTEVKTANTTIETLSKTKQAEIEKLISQYQTKLKAAQDKEKTLSEANKETVTKELMAAQTELETLGKKIEETRAQAAKDIAAKQNELVNPIQQKVKTAIFTVAKERNLSYVFDVAAQGANNLIYTDGSEDITSIVKTKLGASATTAKPAAKK, encoded by the coding sequence ATGAAACTAATTAAAGGATTTTTTATTGCTGCAGGATTAATGCTGACTGCCAATGCTGCGAATGCTCAACAGAAAATAGGAAGTGTAGACACTAATGATGTATTTGAAAGTTTAACTGAAGTGAAAACAGCCAATACAACTATTGAGACCCTGTCTAAGACTAAGCAGGCTGAGATTGAAAAATTGATCAGCCAATACCAGACAAAACTAAAGGCAGCACAGGATAAAGAGAAAACATTAAGTGAGGCTAATAAAGAAACAGTGACTAAAGAACTGATGGCTGCGCAAACGGAACTTGAAACTTTAGGTAAAAAGATAGAGGAAACCAGAGCACAGGCTGCTAAAGATATTGCTGCTAAACAAAATGAACTGGTTAATCCAATACAGCAAAAGGTAAAGACAGCAATCTTTACTGTGGCTAAAGAAAGAAATCTGAGTTATGTATTTGATGTTGCTGCACAAGGAGCAAACAATCTTATTTATACAGATGGAAGCGAAGATATCACATCTATCGTAAAAACTAAACTGGGAGCTTCAGCAACGACTGCTAAGCCGGCTGCAAAAAAATAA
- a CDS encoding RHS repeat domain-containing protein encodes MSYVKNSDGALEITDVNNYYPFGLNHIDGQISKGKLGSYLSYKYNGKELQETGMYDYGARMYMPDLGRWGVVDPLAEKMKRHSPYNYAFNSPVRFIDPDGREATDIYKLDKLGNLTWMAESKTDVIYSENNFDSSGNLKENNDRGVEVGEKGYIVANKQEVKLKTPIKDSEGNFSDKMTTLSFYNNEAKAQEVAEYV; translated from the coding sequence GTGAGCTATGTCAAAAACAGCGATGGCGCTCTTGAAATAACGGATGTGAACAATTATTATCCTTTTGGTCTGAACCATATTGACGGTCAGATCTCCAAAGGGAAGTTAGGAAGCTATCTTAGTTATAAGTACAACGGTAAGGAGCTGCAGGAAACAGGAATGTATGATTATGGAGCCAGGATGTATATGCCGGATTTGGGAAGATGGGGTGTGGTGGATCCGCTTGCAGAGAAGATGAAAAGACATAGTCCTTATAACTATGCTTTTAATAGTCCTGTCAGGTTTATTGATCCTGATGGTAGAGAAGCTACAGATATTTATAAATTAGATAAGCTGGGTAATCTTACTTGGATGGCTGAATCTAAAACAGATGTGATTTATTCGGAGAATAATTTTGATAGTTCTGGAAATCTAAAAGAAAATAATGACAGAGGTGTTGAAGTTGGGGAAAAAGGATACATTGTTGCAAATAAGCAAGAAGTTAAATTAAAGACTCCTATAAAAGATTCAGAAGGTAATTTTTCGGATAAGATGACAACCCTAAGTTTCTATAATAATGAAGCTAAAGCTCAAGAAGTTGCAGAATATGTATAA
- the upp gene encoding uracil phosphoribosyltransferase: MTVELSKQFSLVNSWINELRNVDIQHDRMRFRRNMERIGEIAAFEISKSLEQKEVEIQTPLDTIKVQEIAVQPVITTILRAGVPLFEGILNYLDRADCGFVAAYRKHDANDYFSIKQDYLTCPNIEGRPLIVADPMLATGASLIEAIKDLLTNGTPTQLHIVAAIASRQGVETIEKAYPDAKIWVGAIDENLTSKGYITPGLGDAGDLSYGEKLQR; encoded by the coding sequence ATGACAGTAGAACTTTCAAAACAATTCTCCTTAGTGAACTCCTGGATCAATGAACTTCGAAACGTTGATATTCAGCATGACCGGATGAGGTTCCGCAGAAATATGGAGCGTATCGGTGAAATTGCTGCATTCGAGATCAGTAAAAGTCTTGAACAGAAAGAAGTGGAAATTCAGACTCCCTTAGACACCATAAAAGTTCAGGAAATAGCAGTTCAGCCTGTAATTACTACGATTTTGAGAGCAGGAGTGCCTTTGTTTGAAGGAATTTTAAATTATCTGGACAGAGCCGACTGTGGCTTCGTAGCTGCCTACAGAAAACACGATGCCAACGATTATTTTTCTATCAAGCAGGACTATCTTACCTGTCCGAATATTGAAGGAAGACCACTCATCGTTGCAGATCCGATGCTGGCTACAGGTGCCTCTCTTATTGAAGCCATCAAAGACCTCCTGACTAACGGAACGCCTACACAGCTGCATATTGTTGCTGCAATTGCTTCCAGACAGGGAGTAGAAACGATTGAAAAAGCTTATCCGGATGCTAAAATTTGGGTAGGTGCTATTGATGAAAACCTTACCTCCAAAGGATATATCACCCCCGGACTTGGAGATGCAGGAGATTTAAGCTACGGCGAAAAACTTCAACGATAA